Part of the Azospirillum thiophilum genome, GCCGTCAGCCCTTCTCCTCCAGCCTTTTCCACCGCTGTGGAACCGATCGGAACGCCGGCTGACGGCGTCCGGCTTCACCGTCAAGAGCGGCCGGCCATTGCACCTCTTGCGGCCGGAAACCGCCTTCCCGCATCTCCTCGAACAGGAAGGACCGAACGTAATGCGCACATTCCTGCGTAGCATGATGCTGTCTTGTGCGGCCGCCATGCTCCACCTGACCACCCAATCCGCCGCAGCGGCCGACATCACCGTCGCCGTCGTCGGCCCGATGACCGGACAATATGCGACCTATGGCGACCAGCTTCGCCGGGGAGCCGAGAAGGCGGTCGCCGACATCAACGCCAAGGGCGGGATTCTGGGAAGCAAGCTGCAGCTCATCGTCGGCGACGACGCCTGCGACCCCAAACAGGCGGTCGCGGTGGCCAACCAGATGGTGGCGCGCGGAGTGGCGCTGATCAACGGCCATTACTGCTCCTCGTCCTCCATCCCGGCCTCCGCGGTCTATGCCGATGCCGGCACCCTGCAGATCAGCCCGGCTTCGACCAACCCCCGCTTCACCGACGAGGCGGCAGCGAAGAAGTGGATCAACATCTTCCGCATCAGCGGGCGCGACGACGACCAGGGGGCGACCGCCGCCCGCTACATCGCCGAGCATTTCAAGGGCAAGCGCCTCGCCGTGATCCATGACAAGACGGCCTATGGCAAGGGGCTGGCCGACGAGATGAAGAAGGCCGCCAACGCCCTTGGCATCCAGGAAGTCCTCTATGACTCGATCAATCAAGGCGAGAAGGACTTCACGCCGCTGATCTCGCTGCTGAAGCAGAACGCCATCGACGTCGTCTATTTCGGCGGTTACCACGCGGAAGCGGGATTGATCGTCCGCCAAGCCCGGGAACAGGCATTCGCCACCCGCTTCATCGGTGGCGACACCCTGATGACGGAGGAATTCTACACCATCTCCGGGCCGGCGGGTGATGGGACGCTGATGACCTTCCACCCCGACCCGCGCAAGAATCCGGTGGCCAAGCCGCTCGTCGGGCAGTTCCAGGCGCAGGGCATCGATCCGACCGGTTACACGCTCTACAGCTACTCGGTGCTTCAGGTCTTCGCCGAGGCGGCGAAGACGGCCGGTTCGGTCGATATGGCGAAGCTGTCCGCCGTCCTGAAGAGCGGCAAATCCTTCGACACGGCAGTCGGCACCCTGTCCTTCAACCAGAAGGGCGATGTCTCCCGGCCCGACTTCGTGTTCTACGAATGGAAGAACGGCGCGTTCTCCCAGCTCTGACGGCACCGGCCCGAACGGAACCATGTCCGGGCGCTCGCCCGGACGTGGTTTTCCCAGAATCCATCGCCCACAACCCATCGAGGGAATGGCGGCGATGCCACCGTCGGGAAGCCGGGAGAGCGCAGCTTGGATTATTTCATACAGCAATTGATCAACGGCCTGTCGCTCGGGGCGATCTACGGCCTGATCGCGATCGGCTATACGATGGTGTACGGCATCATCGGGATGATCAACTTCGCCCATGGCGAGATCTACATGATCGGTGCCTTCGTGGCGCTGATCACCTTCCTGGCGATCGGGGCGCTCGGCATCACCTGGGTGCCGCTGGCGCTGCTGATCATGCTGGTGGCCTCGATGCTGTTCACCAGCGTCTATGGCTGGACGGTCGAGCGCATCGCCTACCGGCCGCTGCGCTCCTCGCCCCGGCTGGCGCCGCTGATCTCGGCGATCGGCATGTCGATCTTCCTGCAGAATTACATCCAGATCCTCCAGGGCGCCCGCTCCAAGCCGCTGCAGCCCATCCTGCCCGGCAACCTCACCCTGATGGACGGTGCCGTCTCGGTCAGCTACGTCCGGCTCGCAACCATCGTCATCACCCTCGTCCTGATGGTCGGCTTCACCATCCTGATCAACCGCACCTCGCTGGGCCGCGCCCAGAGGGCCTGCGAACAGGACAAGAAGATGGCGGGGCTGCTCGGCGTCAATGTCGACCGCGTCATCTCGCTGACCTTCGTCATGGGCGCCGCGCTCGCCGCCGTCGCCGGCATGATGGTGCTGCTGATCTACGGCGTCATCGACTTCTACATCGGCTTCCTCGCCGGCGTGAAGAGCTTCACCGCAGCCGTGCTCGGCGGGGTCGGCTCGCTGCCCGGCGCCATGCTCGGCGGCGTGGTCATCGGCCTGATCGAAGCCTTCTGGTCCGGTTACGTCGGCTCCGAATGGAAGGACGTCGCCACCTTCTCCATCCTCGTCCTCGTCCTGATCTTCCGCCCGACCGGCCTGCTCGGCCGGCCCGAGATCGAGAAGGTGTAAGCCCATGACCTCCCCCTCCAACACCCTCTCGCCGTCCAAGGCCGGGGCGCCGGCCCGCGGCGTCGACTGGGCCGCCACCATCAAGGACGCCGCGCTCGCCGCCTTCGTCGCACTTCTGCTCACCGTGCCGCTGGTGGGGCTGCGCACCGTCGACCGCCCCACCGGGCTGGGCATCGAGGCCCGGCCGGAGGAGGTCGTCGCCTCGCTGCTCCTGGTCTTCCTCGGCCGGCTCGGGCTCGGGCTGATCCGCCAGGGCATGGCGCTGCCGGTGCTGGTCCTGGCGGTCCTTTGCGCCGGCATCGGGCTGGTGTTGCCGATGCCGACCCAGGTGCTGCGGCTGGTGCTGGTGCTGGGCGGCGGCGTGATCGCGCTGCGTGCCGCCATGACGGTGGCCACCGGCCGATCCAAGCTGTCCCAGGCCGACCGCGACCGCCGCATGGACCGCGTCGCCGCCCGCGTCCAGCATGCCAGCCGCTACATCGGCCCGGTCGCCGTCGCCATCGCCGTCGTGCTGCCGATGACGCCGCTGGCCGACCGCATGCTGCTGGACATCGGCATCCTGCTGCTGACCTACATCATGCTGGGCTGGGGCCTGAACATCGTGGTGGGCCTGGCCGGCCTGCTCGACCTCGGCTATGTCGCCTTCTACGCCGTCGGCGCCTATTCCTACGCCCTGCTCGCCCATTATTTCGGGCTGAGCTTCTGGCTCTGCCTGCCGCTGGCGGGGGTGCTCGCGGCCTGCTCGGGCGTGCTGCTGGGCTTCCCCGTCCTGCGGCTGCGCGGCGATTACTTCGCCATCGTCACGCTGGGCTTCGGCGAGATCATCCGCATCATCCTGGTCAACTGGTACCAGTTCACCGGCGGCCCCAACGGCATCTCCGGCATCCCGCGGCCGAGCTTCTTCGGCATCGCCGAGTTCTCGCGCACGCCCGCCGACGGCATGGCCGCCTTCCACGAGATGTTCGGGCTGGAATTCTCGCCGCTGCACCGCATCGTCTTCCTCTATTACCTGATCCTGGCCCTGGCGCTGGTGGTCAACGTCTTCACGCTGCGGGTGCGCAAGCTGCCGCTGGGCCGGGCGTGGGAGGCGCTGCGCGAGGACGACATCGCCTGCGCGTCGCTCGGCATCAACCGCACCAACATGAAGCTGGCGGCCTTCGCCATCGCCGCGATGTTCGGCGGCTTCGCCGGCTCCTTCTTCGCCACCCGCCAGGGCTTCATCAGCCCGGAGAGCTTCACCTTCATCGAGTCGGCGATCATCCTGGCCATCGTCGTGCTGGGCGGCATGGGCAGCCAGATCGGCGTCGTGGTGGCGACGCTGCTGGTGATCGGTTTGCCCGAGGCGTTCCGCGAGCTGGCCGACTACCGCATGCTGGCGTTCGGCGCCGGCATGGTGGTGATCATGCTGTGGCGTCCGCGCGGCCTGCTGGCCCACCGCGACCCGACCATCCTCCTGCATGGCGGCAAGACGCCCGCCGCGACGGGAGCCGCGAAATGAGCGCCGCGATGACTGAAAAGCCCCTGTTGACGGCCCCCCTGCTGACGGTCGAGCACCTGACCATGCGCTTCGGCGGCCTGGTGGCGAACAACGACGTGTCGTTCGAGGCGCGGGCGGGCGAGATCACCGCGCTGATCGGCCCGAACGGCGCCGGCAAGACGACGCTGTTCAACTGCGTCACCGGCTTCTACACGCCGACCGTGGGGCGGCTGTGCCTGCGCCACCCGGAAGGCAGGGAGTTCCTGCTGGAGCGGATGCCGGGCTACCGCATCGCCCAACTGGCGGGGGTGGCGCGCACCTTCCAGAACATCCGGCTGTTCGGCGGGATGAGCGTGCTGGAGAACCTGATCGTCGCCCAGCACAACAAGCTGATGCGGGCGTCGAGCTTCGCCATCGGCGGGCTGCTCGGGCTGCCGTCCTACCGCCGGGCCGAGCATGAGGCGGTGGAGCTGGCGAAATACTGGCTGGAGCGGGTGCGGCTGACCGAGTTCGCCGACTGGGAGGCCGGCAACCTGCCCTATGGCGCCCAGCGGCGTCTGGAGATCGCGCGCGCCATGTGCACCGAGCCGGTGCTCTTGTGCCTGGACGAGCCGGCGGCCGGGCTGAACCCGCGCGAGTCGGGGGAGCTGGCCGAGATCCTGACCTTCATCCGCGACGTCCGCACGCCGCAGGGGCACCGGACCGGCGTTCTGCTGATCGAGCATGACATGAGCGTGGTGATGCGGATTTCCGACCATGTTGTGGTTCTGGATTATGGCCGGAAGATTTCCGACGGCGATCCGGAGCATGTGAAGAACGACCCTGCGGTGATCCGCGCCTATCTGGGCGAGGACGAGGACGAGGCGTTGCCGCCGGAGGTGGCGGCCGACCTGCACCTGCCGCCCACCGCGGGCCAGACCAGCGCGCAGAAGGGAGCCTGAGCCATGCTGAAGGTATCGGGCGTGCACACCTTCTACGGCGCGATCGAGGCGCTGAAGGGGATCGACATCGAGATCGGCGCCGGCGAGATCGTGTCGCTGATCGGGGCCAACGGGGCCGGCAAGTCGACGCTGCTGATGACGATCTGCGGCAGCCCGCGGGCACGCCAGGGCCGGGTGTTCTTCGAGGGCGAGGACATCACCGACCTGCCCACCCACGAGATCGTGCGGCGCGGCATCGCGCAAAGCCCGGAGGGGCGGCGCATCTTCCCGCGGATGACGGTGCTGGAGAATCTGCAGATGGGCTCGATCGTGGCCCAGCCCGGCAGTTTCGAGCGCGAGCTTGAGCGGGTTCTGACGCTGTTCCCGCGTCTGAAGGAGCGGATCAACCAGCGGGCCGGCACGATGTCGGGCGGCGAGCAGCAGATGCTGGCGATCGGGCGGGCGCTGATGAGCCAGCCGCGGCTTCTGCTGCTGGACGAGCCGAGCCTGGGTCTGGCGCCGCTGATCGTGAAGCAGATCTTCCAGGTGATCAAGGAGATCAACCGGGAGCAGAAGATGACGGTGTTCATGGTGGAGCAGAACGCGTTCCACGCGCTGAAGCTGGCGCACCGGGCCTATGTGATGGTGACGGGGAAGATCACGATGACGGGGACGGGGGCGCAGCTTCTGGCCGACCCGGAGGTGCGCGCCGCCTATCTGGAAGGGGGGCATTGAGATGGAGACGATCCTGGGGTCGTCGGTTCCGGTGTTCGTGTTCCTGACGGTGCTGGTGTTCGGCGGCTGCGGGGTGCTGACCGGCCAGACGCTGGCGGAGGGCTGGAAGCCGGTGTCGAACGTGCTTGCCTATTCGCTCTTGCTGGGGGCGGGCGACCGTTTCCTGGCCTGGGGGCTGTTCGGCGAGCAACTGCTGGCTCCGTGGGGCTTCCTCGTCCACACGGTGGTGATCGGGCTGATCACCCTGACCGCCCACCGCATCGCCATCGCACGCCGCATGGTCAACCAGTACCCGTGGCTCTACGAACCCGCAGGGCCCTTCGCTTGGCGCGAACGCAACCCCGCCCGCGGGTGAGCGCCCGACCACAAACGCATCGATCTCAAGATTGCTTATTGTCGACAATCGTCATTGTTGATAGTGTCCGAGAGCCGATCCGGTTCGGAACCGCCACGACCATGCCGGTACGGCGACGTGCCGTGTTCTTCCCAGCGTTTTTCCAGCGATGTGCAAGCCAACCCGGCCTTCCCGGCCGCAAACGGAGTTACACTTGAAATGACCACAGGAAACCGGCCGAACTGGTTGACGTTCGATTGCTATGGCACGCTGATCCAATGGGATGAGGGGCTTCTGGCCGCCGTGGAGGCGATCCTTTCCCGTCATGGTGCACGCGATCGGGTCGAACCGGAAACCCTGATCCACATCTATGACAAGTACGAGCATGAGCTGGAGCAGACGCCGCCGCACCGTTCGTTCCGCACCGTCGCCGGTACGGGATTGCGGTTGGCGATGGAGGAGCTGGGGCTGCGCTATGACGAGAAGGACATCGATCTTCTCACCTCGAGCATTTCACGGATGCCGCCATTTCCCGAGGTGGTGCCGACGCTCCGGCAGCTGAAGGACGCCGGCTTCAATCTCTGCATCATCTCCAACACCGATGACGACATCA contains:
- a CDS encoding DUF6867 family protein, with product METILGSSVPVFVFLTVLVFGGCGVLTGQTLAEGWKPVSNVLAYSLLLGAGDRFLAWGLFGEQLLAPWGFLVHTVVIGLITLTAHRIAIARRMVNQYPWLYEPAGPFAWRERNPARG
- a CDS encoding haloacid dehalogenase type II, which translates into the protein MTTGNRPNWLTFDCYGTLIQWDEGLLAAVEAILSRHGARDRVEPETLIHIYDKYEHELEQTPPHRSFRTVAGTGLRLAMEELGLRYDEKDIDLLTSSISRMPPFPEVVPTLRQLKDAGFNLCIISNTDDDIIAGNVAQMGGCIDRVISAQQAQAYKPSATIFNHAHRALNVGKEDIVHICASPHLDLVAAREMGMRCIWVDRNTGRKPLPDYAPMAVVPTLDGVIAQFRDHGWM
- a CDS encoding branched-chain amino acid ABC transporter substrate-binding protein; its protein translation is MLHLTTQSAAAADITVAVVGPMTGQYATYGDQLRRGAEKAVADINAKGGILGSKLQLIVGDDACDPKQAVAVANQMVARGVALINGHYCSSSSIPASAVYADAGTLQISPASTNPRFTDEAAAKKWINIFRISGRDDDQGATAARYIAEHFKGKRLAVIHDKTAYGKGLADEMKKAANALGIQEVLYDSINQGEKDFTPLISLLKQNAIDVVYFGGYHAEAGLIVRQAREQAFATRFIGGDTLMTEEFYTISGPAGDGTLMTFHPDPRKNPVAKPLVGQFQAQGIDPTGYTLYSYSVLQVFAEAAKTAGSVDMAKLSAVLKSGKSFDTAVGTLSFNQKGDVSRPDFVFYEWKNGAFSQL
- a CDS encoding branched-chain amino acid ABC transporter permease; this encodes MDYFIQQLINGLSLGAIYGLIAIGYTMVYGIIGMINFAHGEIYMIGAFVALITFLAIGALGITWVPLALLIMLVASMLFTSVYGWTVERIAYRPLRSSPRLAPLISAIGMSIFLQNYIQILQGARSKPLQPILPGNLTLMDGAVSVSYVRLATIVITLVLMVGFTILINRTSLGRAQRACEQDKKMAGLLGVNVDRVISLTFVMGAALAAVAGMMVLLIYGVIDFYIGFLAGVKSFTAAVLGGVGSLPGAMLGGVVIGLIEAFWSGYVGSEWKDVATFSILVLVLIFRPTGLLGRPEIEKV
- a CDS encoding ABC transporter ATP-binding protein; protein product: MLKVSGVHTFYGAIEALKGIDIEIGAGEIVSLIGANGAGKSTLLMTICGSPRARQGRVFFEGEDITDLPTHEIVRRGIAQSPEGRRIFPRMTVLENLQMGSIVAQPGSFERELERVLTLFPRLKERINQRAGTMSGGEQQMLAIGRALMSQPRLLLLDEPSLGLAPLIVKQIFQVIKEINREQKMTVFMVEQNAFHALKLAHRAYVMVTGKITMTGTGAQLLADPEVRAAYLEGGH
- a CDS encoding ABC transporter ATP-binding protein, with amino-acid sequence MSAAMTEKPLLTAPLLTVEHLTMRFGGLVANNDVSFEARAGEITALIGPNGAGKTTLFNCVTGFYTPTVGRLCLRHPEGREFLLERMPGYRIAQLAGVARTFQNIRLFGGMSVLENLIVAQHNKLMRASSFAIGGLLGLPSYRRAEHEAVELAKYWLERVRLTEFADWEAGNLPYGAQRRLEIARAMCTEPVLLCLDEPAAGLNPRESGELAEILTFIRDVRTPQGHRTGVLLIEHDMSVVMRISDHVVVLDYGRKISDGDPEHVKNDPAVIRAYLGEDEDEALPPEVAADLHLPPTAGQTSAQKGA
- the livM gene encoding high-affinity branched-chain amino acid ABC transporter permease LivM translates to MTSPSNTLSPSKAGAPARGVDWAATIKDAALAAFVALLLTVPLVGLRTVDRPTGLGIEARPEEVVASLLLVFLGRLGLGLIRQGMALPVLVLAVLCAGIGLVLPMPTQVLRLVLVLGGGVIALRAAMTVATGRSKLSQADRDRRMDRVAARVQHASRYIGPVAVAIAVVLPMTPLADRMLLDIGILLLTYIMLGWGLNIVVGLAGLLDLGYVAFYAVGAYSYALLAHYFGLSFWLCLPLAGVLAACSGVLLGFPVLRLRGDYFAIVTLGFGEIIRIILVNWYQFTGGPNGISGIPRPSFFGIAEFSRTPADGMAAFHEMFGLEFSPLHRIVFLYYLILALALVVNVFTLRVRKLPLGRAWEALREDDIACASLGINRTNMKLAAFAIAAMFGGFAGSFFATRQGFISPESFTFIESAIILAIVVLGGMGSQIGVVVATLLVIGLPEAFRELADYRMLAFGAGMVVIMLWRPRGLLAHRDPTILLHGGKTPAATGAAK